The Arachis ipaensis cultivar K30076 chromosome B07, Araip1.1, whole genome shotgun sequence genome includes a window with the following:
- the LOC107609668 gene encoding 1,4-alpha-glucan-branching enzyme 1, chloroplastic/amyloplastic has protein sequence MVALNPLLPPSFSPTSQVSRNKHRLPTQTSIPLTIPFRRLHAFNGFIFPSTKPIHHTVRSGFKGIAVMTDDKSTMSSTEEDLENIAIFNVDPALKPYKDHFNYRLKRYADQKKLIEEYEGGLEEFAKGYLKFGFNREEGGIVYREWAPAAQEAQVIGDFNGWDGSNHRMEKSQFGVWSIKIPDVEGNPAIPHNSKVKFRFKHSDGVWVDRIPAWIKYATVDPTRFAAPYDGVYWDPPLSERYQFKYPRPPKPKAPKIYEAHVGMSSSEPRINSYTEFADDILPRIRENNYNTVQLMAVMEHSYYASFGYHVTNFFAVSSRSGTPEDLKYLIDKAHSLGLHVLMDVVHSHASNNVTDGLNGYDVGQGSQDSYFHTGDRGYHKLWDSRLFNYANWEVLRFLLSNLRWWLEEFKFDGFRFDGVTSMLYHHHGINTTFTGNYNEYFSEATDVDAVVYLMLADTLIRNIFPDATVIAEDVSGMPGLGRPVSEGGIGFDYRLAMAIPDKWIDYLKNKKDHEWSMEEISSSLTNRRYTEKCVSYAESHDQAIVGDKTIAFFLMDEEMYSGMSCLTDASPAIERGIALHKMIHFITMALGGEGYLNFMGNEFGHPEWIDFPREGNGWSYEKCRRQWNLVDTDHLRYKFMNAFDRAMNLLDDKFSFLRSTKQIVSSTDEEDKVIVFERGDLVFVFNFHPENTYEGYKVGCDLPGKYRVALDSDAWEFGGHGRVGHDIDHFTSPEGIPGVPETNFNNRPNSFKVLSPARSCVVYYRVDENNKENSNGKVVAAKERLAAEDVGKVTGESASIEDKDPNLGVVEETSTPVLLAETLEKPTSLESEVLDNNEDADN, from the exons ATGGTTGCTCTTAATCCTCTGCTTCCTCCCTCTTTCTCACCCACCTCCCAG GTCTCCAGAAATAAGCACCGTCTTCCAACGCAAACTTCCATTCCACTCACTATTCCCTTTCGCAGACTGCATGCattcaatggcttcatctttccATCAACAAAACCAATACACCATACG GTGAGGTCTGGTTTCAAAGGCATAGCTGTTATGACTGATGACAAGTCAACAATGTCTTCCACTGAGGAAGACTTGGAAAATATTGCCATCTTTAATGTTGATCCTGCCCTAAAGCCGTATAAAGATCACTTCAATTATCGATTAAAGAGATATGCAGATCAGAAGAAGCTTATTGAGGAATACGAAGGAGGCCTTGAGGAATTTGCAAAAG GTTATTTGAAATTTGGATTTAACAGAGAAGAAGGTGGCATTGTGTACCGTGAATGGGCACCTGCTGCTCA GGAAGCACAAGTTATTGGAGATTTTAATGGATGGGATGGTTCTAACCACCGAATGGAAAAAAGCCAGTTTGGCGTCTGGAGTATTAAGATTCCAGATGTTGAGGGAAATCCAGCTATACCTCACAATTCAAAAGTGAAGTTTAGATTCAAACACAGTGATGGAGTTTGGGTTGATCGAATCCCTGCTTGGATTAAATATGCAACTGTCGATCCAACCAGATTTGCTGCACCGTATGATGGTGTCTACTGGGATCCACCACTTTCGGAGAG GTATCAGTTTAAGTATCCACGTCCCCCAAAGCCCAAGGCCCCAAAGATATATGAAGCTCATGTGGGAATGAGTAGCTCTGAACCCCGCATAAACTCCTACACGGAATTTGCAGATGATATTTTGCCCCGCATTCGAGAAAACAACTATAACACTGTCCAGTTAATGGCTGTGATGGAACATTCCTATTATGCGTCATTCGGGTATCATGTTACAAACTTCTTTGCCGTGAGCAGTAGATCTGGAACCCCTGAAGATCTTAAATATCTAATAGACAAGGCACATAGCTTAGGTTTACATGTCTTAATGGATGTCGTCCACAGTCATGCTAGTAATAATGTTACCGATGGACTCAATGGATATGATGTTGGTCAAGGTTCACAAGATTCTTACTTCCATACTGGAGATAGAGGCTACCATAAATTATGGGATAGTAGGCTCTTTAACTATGCAAATTGGGAAGTTCTTCGTTTCCTTCTATCGAATTTAAGGTGGTGGCTTGAGGAATTCAAATTTGATGGATTTCGATTTGATGGAGTAACATCAATGCTGTATCATCATCATGGGATTAACACTACATTTACAGGGAATTATAATGAATATTTTAGTGAAGCCACAGATGTAGATGCTGTTGTTTATCTGATGCTGGCTGATACTCTGATCCGTAATATTTTCCCAGATGCAACTGTCATTGCTGAAGATGTTTCTGGCATGCCTGGACTTGGTCGGCCAGTATCTGAAGGGGGAATCGGCTTTGATTATCGTCTGGCCATGGCCATCCCTGACAAGTGGATTGACTacttgaagaacaagaaagaCCATGAGTGGTCAATGGAGGAAATCTCTTCAAGTCTGACCAACAGGAGATACACCGAGAAATGTGTCTCTTATGCTGAAAGTCATGATCAG GCCATTGTTGGGGACAAGactattgcattttttctaatgGATGAAGAAATGTATTCTGGCATGTCTTGTTTGACTGATGCTTCCCCTGCTATTGAACGAGGGATTGCACTTCACAAG ATGATACACTTCATAACCATGGCATTAGGTGGGGAGGGCTACCTTAATTTCATGGGCAATGAG TTTGGCCATCCGGAGTGGATTGATTTCCCAAGAGAAGGCAATGGATGGAGTTATGAGAAGTGCAGGCGTCAGTGGAATCTGGTGGATACAGATCATTTGCGATACAAG TTCATGAATGCATTTGACAGGGCAATGAACTTGCTTGATGATAAATTTTCATTCCTCAGATCAACAAAACAGATTGTAAGCAGCACTGACGAAGAAGACAAG GTTATAGTTTTCGAGCGTGGAGATCTTGTGTTTGTGTTCAATTTTCACCCAGAAAATACGTATGAAGG GTATAAAGTTGGGTGTGACTTGCCTGGGAAATATAGAGTTGCATTGGATAGTGATGCTTGGGAATTcggaggacatggaaga GTAGGTCATGATATAGACCATTTCACCTCCCCAGAAGGAATTCCAGGAGTTCCTGAAACTAATTTTAATAATCGGCCCAATTCCTTCAAGGTCCTCTCCCCCGCTCGCTCTTGTGTG GTATATTATAGAGTGGACGAAAACAACAAAGAAAACAGCAATGGCAAAGTGGTTGCAGCAAAAGAGAGACTGGCTGCAGAAGATGTTGGCAAAGTTACTGGTGAATCTGCATCCATAGAAGATAAAGATCCCAATTTGGGTGTGGTAGAGGAGACATCAACTCCAGTTCTTCTTGCAGAAACTCTTGAGAAACCTACCTCCTTAGAAAGTGAAGTTCTGGACAATAACGAAGATGCAGACAACTGA
- the LOC107609669 gene encoding uncharacterized protein LOC107609669 (The sequence of the model RefSeq protein was modified relative to this genomic sequence to represent the inferred CDS: added 26 bases not found in genome assembly): MYSFSNMKSERKPPLPKSPIRLRSRRPLQQSSNSTLSLQTPSGSLNKFQKSTRPLAIEESALRPEYQTISCEISALSKMVKEELGNAEKENFDSFAAGAASCGSRPGVLFERGRFYDEYSARRNERLRRKQGVVPVAEESKLPAYSVGLGVTMESAKKYSSRKLGSIRKSVTAAYSMEMSEAQTPRYMLRSMTKEKETKKPTLAAVPKPPSAGRKIGTRTTRI, encoded by the exons TGAACGGAAGCCTCCGCTCCCTAAATCGCCCATACGCCTCCGATCTCGCCGTCCTCTCCAACAATCATCTAATTCTACACTCTCTCTTCAGACTCCATCAG GTTCTTTgaacaaatttcaaaaatcaactcgTCCTCTGGCCATTGAAGAATCTGCGCTGCGACCTGAATACCAGACCATATCATGCGAGATAAGTGCTTTGTCAAAGATGGTGAAGGAAGAGCTTGGGAATGCAGAGAAAGAAAACTTTGATAGTTTTGCTGCTGGGGCTGCTTCTTGCGGTTCGAGACCGGGTGTTTTGTTTGAGAGAGGGAGGTTCTATGATGAATACTCTGCCAGAAGGAACGAGAGGCTGAGGAGGAAGCAGGGAGTGGTGCCAGTTGCAGAGGAATCGAAGCTGCCGGCATACTCTGTGGGACTGGGTGTTACCATGGAATCTGCAAAGAAATACAGTTCAAGAAAACTTGGAAGCATCAGAAAATCCGTTACTGCTGCATATTCTATGGAGATGAGTGAGGCACAAACGCCAAGGTACATGCTCAGAAGCATGACCAAGGAAAAGGAAACCAAGAAACCTACTCTTGCTGCTGTCCCCAAACCTCCATCTGCAGGAAGGAAGATTGGAACAAGAACAACTAGAATTTGA